In the Acidobacteriota bacterium genome, CGACAAGGCGGCAACCGCCGCGCCCGCCAAGGGAGGCGCCTAATGGTGCAGGCTCAGGCAACCGCGAAGTTCGTGCGGACCTCGGCGCAGAAAGCCGGGCTCGTGCTGGACCAGATTCGCGGATGTGACGCGAACAAGGCGCTGGCCACCCTGATGTTCTCGCGCAAGAAAGTGGCGAAGGACATCGAGAAGGTGCTGCGCTCGGCGATGGCGAACGCGCGGCAGGCCGAAGGGTTTGGCGGCGACGACGACCGGCTGTTTGTGTCGAGTTGCTACGCCGACCAGGGCCCGGGCATGAAGCGTGTGCGGCCTGCCCCGATGGGCCGGGCGTTCCGCGTGGTCAAGCGCACGACGCACCTGACGGTGGCGGTGGGCGAGCGGCCGGCGAAGGCGTTGGGCGTGGGCGGATCGGCAACGTCGAAGGCGCGTGCGGCGCGTGTTGCAGGGTCGGCTGGCGCGAAGAAGAAGACGGCCGGCGCGCAGGGCGCCGCTGCGGCGAAGGCGGAGTAACGCATATGGGTCAGAAAGTTCATCCCTACGGATTCCGGCTCGGGTTCAACAAGACCTGGCAGTCGCGCTGGTTCGCGGACCGCGACTACAGCAAGTTGCTCCACGAGGACTTGAAGCTGCGTGCCGAGCTCAAGACGCGGTTCGCGCACGCCGGTGTGGCGCGCATCGACATCGAACGTGCGGCCAACAAGCTGAAGATCGACATTCACACGTCGCGCCCCGGCATCATCATCGGCCGCAAGGGCACCGAAGTGGACAAGCTCCGCCAGGAGCTCACCAAGGTGACTGGCCGCGAAGTGTTCATCAACATCCTCGAGATCCAGAAGCCGGAACTCGATGCGCAGCTCATCGGTGAGTCGGTGGCGATGCAGCTCGAAAAGCGCGTGGCGTTCCGCCGTGCGATGCGCAAGGCCGTGGAATCGGCGCTGCGGTTTGGCGCCAAGGGCATCAAGGTGCGCGTGTCGGGCCGTCTCAACGGCGCCGAGATCGCGCGGTCGGAGTGGTATCTGCACGGGCAGCTGCCGCTGCAGACCTTGCGCGCGGATATCGATTACGGGTTTGCACAGGCGTTTACAACCTACGGCACGATTGGCGTGAAGGTGTGGTTGTACAAGGGCGAGCGGCTGACGCCGCGTGTCGGACGCGAAGAAGAGTACCGGCAGCCGCGTCGCGCGGCGCGGGCGTAACAGAACCCGTTCGGATTAAAGAAGAGAAAGGTTCGGAGACATCGTCATGTTGATGCCGAAGAAGGTCAAGTACAGGAAACAGCAGCGCGGCCGGATGCGCGGCAAAGCCTACCGTGGGTGCACGGTGGCGTTTGGCGACTTCGGGCTGATGGCGATGGAACCGTGCTGGATGACCGACCGACAGATTGAAGCGGCGCGAGTCGCGATGGCGCGCGGAATCAAGCGCGGCGGCAAGATCTGGATCCGGGTGTTCCCGGACAAGCCGATCACCAAGAAGCCGCAGGAAACGCGAATGGGCAAGGGTAAGGGCGCCCCCGAAGGTTGGGTGGTGGTCGTGAAACCAGGCCGCATTCTGTTTGAGATGGAAGGCGTGTCGGAAGTGGACGCGCGCGCCGCCATGCGTCTGGCGCAGGCGAAGCTGCCGATCAAGACCCGGTTTGCGACGCGCTTTGCCGAGGAGAAAGTGTCATGAAGGTAAGCGAGCAGCGCACCGAGCTTCGCGGCCTGTCGGCTGACGAGCTGCAGCAGCGCGCGAAGGATTTGGAAGACCTGACGTTCCGGATGCGAATCCAGAAGTCGATGGGCCAGACCGAGTCGGCCAACAAGATGCGGCCGCTCCGCAGGGAGATGGCGCGGATTCAGACGCTCCTGCGCGAGAAGGGTGTCAGGAGCTAACGATGGCGAACACAGAGATTACGGGCAGGGTTGTCAGCAACAAGATGACCAAGACGGTGGTGGTCACCACGCAGCGCCAGGTCCGCGATGAGCGGTACGGCAAGCAGATGAAGCGCACGACGCGGTTCATGGCGCATGACGAAAAAGAAGACGCCAAGATTGGCGATTTGGTGGCGATCGTGCCGACGCGTCCGTTGAGCCGGCTGAAGCGCTGGGTTGTGACGCGGATCGTGGAGCGGGCGCGGCGGTAGCCGTTTCGCGAGCAGGCAGCAGGCAATTCAGGAGATACGACCATGATTCAAATGCTTTCGGTCCTCGACGTCGCCGACAACTCAGGCGCGCGCAAGATCGCCGTCATCAATCCGATTGGCGGATCCACGGGGCGCTACGCGCGCATCGGGGACATCGTCACCGCGTCGGTGAAGGAAGCGACGCCGGATGCCACGGTCAAGAAGGGCCAGGTGGTGAAGGCCGTGATTGTGCGCACCCGCAAGGAACTGCGCCGGCGCGACGGCTCGTACATCCGGTTCGACCGGAATGCGGCGGTCATCGTGAACGACGAAGGTGAGCCGGTGGGGACCCGCGTGTTCGGGCCCGTGGCGCGCGAACTGCGCGAGCGCCGGTTCATGAAGATCATTTCATTGGCGCCGGAGGTGCTGTGATGGCAGCGGGACAGTCATCGCTGAAGAAGAACGACAACGTGCTGGTGATCGCCGGCCGTGATCGGGGCAAGCGTGGGCGCGTGCTGGTGGTGAACCGCGTGAAAAACGGGGTCATCGTCGAGGGCGTGAACATGATCAAGCGCCACACGAAGCCGAATCCCCAGAAGAACGTGAAGGGCGGCATCGTCGAGCGCGAGACGTCGATGTCGGCCGCCAAAGTGCAGCTCGTGTGCCCCCAGTGCGGGGCGGCCACGCGCATCGGGCATCAGTTGTTGGAAGACGGCCGCAAAGTGCGGACCTGTCGCAAGTGCAAGGGAGTGGTGGACAAATGAGCCGCCTGAAAGAACGTTACGTCAAGGACGTCGTGCCGGCGTTGAAGCAGGAGTTCGGTTACACGAACCTGATGGCCGTCCCCAAGGTCACGAAGGTCGTCGTGAACATGGGCCTGGGCGAAGGCACGCAGAACGGCAAGATCGTGGAGACCGGCGCCGAGGAACTGGGCAAGATCACCGGCCAGAAGGCGGCGATTACCCGCTCGAAGAAGTCCATCGCGCAGTTCAAGGTGCGCGAGAACATGCCCATCGGCGCGATGGTGACCCTGCGCGGCCAGCGGATGTACGAGTTCCTGGACCGTCTGATTGCGGTGGCGCTGCCGCGCGTGCGCGACTTCCGAGGCATTTCGCCGAAGGGGTTTGACGGCCGCGGCAACTACACACTGGGCCTGCGCGATCAGCTGATCTTCCCGGAAATCGACTACATGAAGGTCGACAAGAACCGCGGCATGAACATTTCGGTCGTCACGACGGCCAAGACCAACGAAGAAGCGCGACGGTTGCTCCAATTGCTGGGCATGCCGTTCCGCCAGAACTAGTTCCGGACGGAAAAAGGACGATATCGATGGCCACGACTGCAAAACGCGTCAAGGATGCCCAGGGGCTCAAGTTCGAAGTGCGGCGGCGTAATCGCTGCCGGCGATGCGGCCGTCCGCGCGCCTACATGCGCAAGTTTGCCTTGTGCCGCCTCTGCTTCCGCGAACACGCGCTGCGGGGCGAAGTGGCCGGCGTCATCAAGAGCAGCTGGTAGGGCTGCCTGGGTTTTTGGACAGACTGAAGGACGACTGACATGACCGATCCGATCGCAGACATGCTGACCAGGCTCCGGAATGCCGTCAACGCGCGCCACGCGCGTGTTGATGTGCCGACCTCGCGCCTGAAGGCCGAGATCGCGCGCATTCTCGAGCGCGAGGGCTACATCCAGGGATACAAGATGATTGAACCGGTCGCCGAGAGCGACGGTCCGGTCATCAGGATTTTTCTGAAGTACGGCCCGCGTGGCGAGCAGGTGATTGCGGGCATCAGCCGCGTCAGCCGGCCCGGCCGCCGGGTGTACTTCGGGCGCGACGACGTGCCGAGGGTCATGGGCGGCCTGGGCACCAGCATCCTCACGACGTCGCACGGCGTGATGACCGGCCGCGAAGCGGTGAAGGCCGGCGTCGGTGGCGAAGTGCTCTGCAATATTTGGTGAGAACGCATATGTCACGAATTGGCAAGAAACCTATTCCAGTCCCCAAGGGCGTCACGGTCAACGTGAGCGCCGGGGCCGTTGAGGTCAAGGGGCCGAAGGGCTCGTTGAAGCAGGCTCTGCCTCCGGGCATCAAGTTCGAGCTCAAGGGCGCCGAACTGGTGGCCACGCAGGAGCAGGAAGGCAAGGAGTGGGGCAAGTTTCACGGCCTCGCCCGCAGCCTGGTGGCCAACGCGGTGGCCGGTGTGACCGACGGCTTCAAGCGCGAACTCGACATCGTCGGCGTCGGCTACCGTGCGGAGTTGAAGGGGTCGCAGGTCATCTTCGCGCTGGGGTACTCGCATCCGGTGGTGTTTGATGTGCCCAAGGGCATTGACCTGGTGGTGGACAAGCAGACGCACATCACGGTGACGGGTGTGGACTGCCAGCTCGTCGGGCAGGTGGCGGCCAACATCCGCCGGCTGCGCAAGCCCGATCCGTATAAGCAGAAGGGCGTTCGCTACATGGGCGAAGTGCTGAAGAAGAAGGTCGGCAAGACGGGCGCGTAAGCGCACTGTCTGCTGAATAACGGAGCGAAGTGTTATGAAGATCAAGACAAAGAGCGACCGCCGCGAGCGAATCCGCGTACGCCAGCGCAAGCGCATTGCCGGCACTGCCGAGCGGCCGCGCCTGTCCGTGTTCCGGTCCGTGTCGCATATCTATGCGCAGGTGATCGACGACCAGTCGAGCGCGACGGTGGCGGCGGCGTCCACGGCCGAGCCGGGCCTCAAGGCCCAGTTCACGGGCGAGGTGCGCGGCGGCAACAAGGCCGGCGCCGAAGCCATCGGGAAAATTATCGCGGAGCGCCTGAAGGAAAAGGGCATCACGCGCGTGGTGTTTGATCGCGGCGGACGTCTGTATCACGGCCGCGTGCGTGCCGTGGCGGAAGCGGCGCGCGCAGCGGGACTCGAGTTTTAGGCCGGAGATCAGATTATGGAATTTCGCGACAAAATTGACGGGTCCCAGATCGAACTGAAGGACACCGTCGTGAACATCGGCCGCGTGACGAAGGTCGTCAAGGGCGGCAAGAACATGAGCTTCAGCGCCCTGGTCGTGGTGGGTGATGGCGCCGGTGTGGTGGGCTTCGGCATTGGCAAGGCGAAGGAAGTGCCGTCGGCCATCAAGAAGGCCATCGAGGCCGCCAAGAAGTCCCTGATTCGTGTGCCGATGACGGGCTCGTCCATTCCGCACCCGGTGCTCGGCAAGTTCGGCGCCGGCGCCGTGCTGCTCAAGCCCGCGCCGGATGGCACGGGCATCATTGCCGGTGGCGCCGTGCGCGCCGTGGTGGAATCGGCGGGTATCCATAACGTGTTGACCAAGTCGTTGGGCTCGGCCAACCACCACAACGTGGTGCGCGCGACGTTTGATGCGTTGTCGCGGCTGAAGGATCCGGCGCTATCGCCCGGCTCCGCGGCAAGGAACTTGAAGAACTGGTGGGAGCGTAAGTCATGGCACGCGCAAAGGCCGCCGCGGCGAAAGTCACCCACGTGAAGGTCACTCAGTTGAAGAGCCCGATCGGGTTCAACAAGTCGCAGGCCGTGGTGCTGCGATCGCTCGGGTTGCGGCGCATCCGTCATTCGGTGATGGTGCTCGACACGCCGTCGATCCGGGGCATGCTGCGTACCGTTCGGCATCTGGTTGAGGTTCAGGAGTAACGATGTCACTCAATAATCTGCGTCCTCCCAAGGGCGCGAAACACAGCAAACGGCGCGTCGGTCGCGGTCATGGTTCGGGCTACGGCAAGACGGCCGGGCGCGGCCACAAGGGCGCGCAGTCGCGGTCGGGCTTCAGCTTCAAGCGCGGATTTGAAGGCGGCCAGATGCCGCTGCACCGCCGGGTGCCCAAGCGTGGATTCACGAATCCCTTCCGCGTCGAATACGCCATCGTCAATCTCGACACGCTGGTGGAGGTGTTTGACGCCGGTTCCGACGTCACGCCCGAGCTGCTGCGCGAGCGCGGCCTGGTGCGCGAGAAGCGGGCGCTCATCAAGGTACTCGGTCGCGGCGACGTGACCAAGAAGCTGACGGTGCGTGCGCACAAGTTCAGCGACACGGCGGCGCAGAAGATTGCGGCGGCCGGAGGCGTGGCGGAAGTCATCGCCGGGTAATCTATGGATAGCCTCAAAAACATCTTCGCCGTTCCGGAACTGCGCAAGCGGGTGTTGTTCACCTTCGGCTTGCTCGCGGTGTACCGGCTCGGCAGCAAGATCCCGACTCCCGGCATCAACACCGCGGCACTGCAGGAGCTGGCGGATAGGGCGCAGGGCACGATGTTCGGCCTCTACGACATGTTCTCGGGGAACAACCTGTCGCAGATGACGATCTTCGCGCTCGGCATCATGCCCTACATCAGCGCGTCGATCATCCTGCAGCTGCTGACGGTGGTGTGGCCGTATCTGGAGCGCCTCTCGAAAGAAGGCGATCTGGGCCGCCGCAAGATCACGCAATACACACGCTACGGCACGATCGCGCTCAGCATCGTGCAGGGCCTGGGCATTGCGTTTTTCCTTGAAGGCAACACCAACATGACCGGCGGTCTGCCGCTGGTGTTTAATCCGGGCTGGGGCTTCCGGATGATGACGGTGCTGACGCTGACCACCGGGTCGGTGTTTGTCATGTGGCTCGGTGAGCAGATTACCGAACGTGGCATCGGCAACGGGATGTCACTGCTCATCTTCGCCGGCATTGTCGTCGGGCTCCCGAGCGCGGTGGCGGCCACCATCGGGCAGTTGCAGACGAACGAGATGGGTCTGTTCCGGTTGATTGCCCTCGTCGCCGTCATGGTGCTTGTGGTGGCGGTCATTGTGTTCGTGGAGCGCGCGCACCGGAAGGTGACTGTGCAATACGCCAGGCGCATGGTGGGCCGGCGGATGTACGGCGGCGCGAGCACGCACATTCCGCTGAAGGTCAACACGGGCGGCGTCATGCCGGTGATCTTCGCGTCGTCGATTCTGGCGTTCCCCGCGACGATTGCGTCGATGCCGTTCCTGGCCAACAACGCAGTGGCGCGTGGCATCGTGGCGCAACTGGGCCAGGGGTATCCGCTCTACATCCTGCTGTATGTCGGGATGATCATCTTCTTCGCGTACTTCTACACGGCCATCATCTTTAATCCGGATGATGTGGCCGAGAACATGCGGAAGTACGGCGGGTTTGTGCCCGGTATTCGGCCCGGCAAGCGGACGGCCGAGTACATCGATGGCATCCTGGCCCGCATTACGCTGGCCGGCGCGATCTATCTGGCCGTGGTGGCGTTGCTGCCCGAGTTCCTGCTCACCGGTTTCAAGGTGGAGCCGATACCGTTCATCGGCGAACGGCTTGACGCCATCATGCCGGGCTGGATCACGAACGGCATGAACGTACAGTTCTATTTTGGTGGCACGTCACTGCTGATTATCGTTGGTGTCGCGATGGATACAGTGCAGCAGGTGGAATCCCAGCTGATCATGAGGCATTACGATGGCTTCATGAAAAAGACTCGGATTCGAGGGCGACGAGGTTGAGCGCCGGGACCAACGGCGTGGTGCGGCTGGTGATGCTGGGGCCGCCTGGAGCGGGCAAAGGCACGCAGGCGGAGCGGTTCGCGAAGACGCGCGGCATCCCGCGTGTCTCCACGGGCGACATCCTGCGCGAAGC is a window encoding:
- the rplV gene encoding 50S ribosomal protein L22; the encoded protein is MVQAQATAKFVRTSAQKAGLVLDQIRGCDANKALATLMFSRKKVAKDIEKVLRSAMANARQAEGFGGDDDRLFVSSCYADQGPGMKRVRPAPMGRAFRVVKRTTHLTVAVGERPAKALGVGGSATSKARAARVAGSAGAKKKTAGAQGAAAAKAE
- the rpsC gene encoding 30S ribosomal protein S3, whose translation is MGQKVHPYGFRLGFNKTWQSRWFADRDYSKLLHEDLKLRAELKTRFAHAGVARIDIERAANKLKIDIHTSRPGIIIGRKGTEVDKLRQELTKVTGREVFINILEIQKPELDAQLIGESVAMQLEKRVAFRRAMRKAVESALRFGAKGIKVRVSGRLNGAEIARSEWYLHGQLPLQTLRADIDYGFAQAFTTYGTIGVKVWLYKGERLTPRVGREEEYRQPRRAARA
- the rplP gene encoding 50S ribosomal protein L16, whose protein sequence is MLMPKKVKYRKQQRGRMRGKAYRGCTVAFGDFGLMAMEPCWMTDRQIEAARVAMARGIKRGGKIWIRVFPDKPITKKPQETRMGKGKGAPEGWVVVVKPGRILFEMEGVSEVDARAAMRLAQAKLPIKTRFATRFAEEKVS
- the rpmC gene encoding 50S ribosomal protein L29; translated protein: MKVSEQRTELRGLSADELQQRAKDLEDLTFRMRIQKSMGQTESANKMRPLRREMARIQTLLREKGVRS
- the rpsQ gene encoding 30S ribosomal protein S17: MANTEITGRVVSNKMTKTVVVTTQRQVRDERYGKQMKRTTRFMAHDEKEDAKIGDLVAIVPTRPLSRLKRWVVTRIVERARR
- the rplN gene encoding 50S ribosomal protein L14; amino-acid sequence: MIQMLSVLDVADNSGARKIAVINPIGGSTGRYARIGDIVTASVKEATPDATVKKGQVVKAVIVRTRKELRRRDGSYIRFDRNAAVIVNDEGEPVGTRVFGPVARELRERRFMKIISLAPEVL
- a CDS encoding 50S ribosomal protein L24, which encodes MAAGQSSLKKNDNVLVIAGRDRGKRGRVLVVNRVKNGVIVEGVNMIKRHTKPNPQKNVKGGIVERETSMSAAKVQLVCPQCGAATRIGHQLLEDGRKVRTCRKCKGVVDK
- the rplE gene encoding 50S ribosomal protein L5 — its product is MSRLKERYVKDVVPALKQEFGYTNLMAVPKVTKVVVNMGLGEGTQNGKIVETGAEELGKITGQKAAITRSKKSIAQFKVRENMPIGAMVTLRGQRMYEFLDRLIAVALPRVRDFRGISPKGFDGRGNYTLGLRDQLIFPEIDYMKVDKNRGMNISVVTTAKTNEEARRLLQLLGMPFRQN
- a CDS encoding type Z 30S ribosomal protein S14, which produces MATTAKRVKDAQGLKFEVRRRNRCRRCGRPRAYMRKFALCRLCFREHALRGEVAGVIKSSW
- the rpsH gene encoding 30S ribosomal protein S8, which translates into the protein MTDPIADMLTRLRNAVNARHARVDVPTSRLKAEIARILEREGYIQGYKMIEPVAESDGPVIRIFLKYGPRGEQVIAGISRVSRPGRRVYFGRDDVPRVMGGLGTSILTTSHGVMTGREAVKAGVGGEVLCNIW
- the rplF gene encoding 50S ribosomal protein L6 → MSRIGKKPIPVPKGVTVNVSAGAVEVKGPKGSLKQALPPGIKFELKGAELVATQEQEGKEWGKFHGLARSLVANAVAGVTDGFKRELDIVGVGYRAELKGSQVIFALGYSHPVVFDVPKGIDLVVDKQTHITVTGVDCQLVGQVAANIRRLRKPDPYKQKGVRYMGEVLKKKVGKTGA
- a CDS encoding 50S ribosomal protein L18 codes for the protein MKTKSDRRERIRVRQRKRIAGTAERPRLSVFRSVSHIYAQVIDDQSSATVAAASTAEPGLKAQFTGEVRGGNKAGAEAIGKIIAERLKEKGITRVVFDRGGRLYHGRVRAVAEAARAAGLEF
- the rpmD gene encoding 50S ribosomal protein L30 — encoded protein: MARAKAAAAKVTHVKVTQLKSPIGFNKSQAVVLRSLGLRRIRHSVMVLDTPSIRGMLRTVRHLVEVQE
- the rplO gene encoding 50S ribosomal protein L15, whose translation is MSLNNLRPPKGAKHSKRRVGRGHGSGYGKTAGRGHKGAQSRSGFSFKRGFEGGQMPLHRRVPKRGFTNPFRVEYAIVNLDTLVEVFDAGSDVTPELLRERGLVREKRALIKVLGRGDVTKKLTVRAHKFSDTAAQKIAAAGGVAEVIAG
- the secY gene encoding preprotein translocase subunit SecY, which produces MDSLKNIFAVPELRKRVLFTFGLLAVYRLGSKIPTPGINTAALQELADRAQGTMFGLYDMFSGNNLSQMTIFALGIMPYISASIILQLLTVVWPYLERLSKEGDLGRRKITQYTRYGTIALSIVQGLGIAFFLEGNTNMTGGLPLVFNPGWGFRMMTVLTLTTGSVFVMWLGEQITERGIGNGMSLLIFAGIVVGLPSAVAATIGQLQTNEMGLFRLIALVAVMVLVVAVIVFVERAHRKVTVQYARRMVGRRMYGGASTHIPLKVNTGGVMPVIFASSILAFPATIASMPFLANNAVARGIVAQLGQGYPLYILLYVGMIIFFAYFYTAIIFNPDDVAENMRKYGGFVPGIRPGKRTAEYIDGILARITLAGAIYLAVVALLPEFLLTGFKVEPIPFIGERLDAIMPGWITNGMNVQFYFGGTSLLIIVGVAMDTVQQVESQLIMRHYDGFMKKTRIRGRRG